The sequence GTGTCGATGCCGACCTCCTCCAATACCTTGATCGCATACGGGTTGACCCGGCCGCTGGGCTGGCTGCCGGCGGAACAGACCCGGACCTGGTCGCCGAAACGGCGCCGGGCCAGGGCTTCGGCCAACTGGCTGCGGGCGGAGTTGGCGACGCACAGGAACAGAACGCTGTCGAACTGCATGGAGAATCTCTCTGGTCTCAGATTTCGGGCGGGGCCGGGGTGAAGATGACCGGCAACAGCGCGTGGGTGGCATCTGGCAAGCGCTCGGAGGCCGGTAGAATGTCGATCATGTCCAACAGTTTCTTGAACACGATTCAACACCTTGCCGCTTGTGTTTCCTCGGAGGGAAACCAATGTCGAGTCCGGTTGCAGAAGGCCACCACCGACAGCATCACCGGCACCTCCACCAGCACCCCGACCACGGTCGCCAGCGCCGCCCCGGATTCCGGCCCGTACAGGGTGATGGCGGTAGCCACCGCCAGCTCGAAGAAATTGCTGGCGCCGATCAGGGCCCCCGGCGCGGCCACGCTGAAGGGCACCTTGAACAGCCGCATCAGGCCGTAGGCCAGCGAGGCGTTGAAATAGACCTGCAGCAGGATCGGCAGGGCGATCAGGGCGATATGCAGCGGCTTGACAAGAATGTTGTCGGCCTGGAAGGCGAAGATGAACACCAGGGTGGTCAGCAGGGCGATGATGGCGACCGGATGAAAAGCTTTCAGATAGTAGTTTTCGAACCACGCGATCCCCTTCCAACGGATCAGCACCACCCGGCTGAGACTGGCCAGCGCCAACGGAATCACGATGAAGACGATGACGCTGTAAAGCAACACCTGGAACGGCACTTCCAGACCGCTGGCCCCTGCCACCAGAAAGCGGACGATGGGGGCGAACAGGATCAGCATCAACAGATCGTTGAGGGCCACCTGCACCAGGGTATAGGCGGGGTCCCCGTCGGTCAGATAGGACCAGACGAACACCATGGCGGTACAGGGGGCGGCCGCCAGGATGATGCAGCCGGCGATGTACTGGTCGGCCTGCGCCGGGCCGATCCAGGGTGCCAGCAGGTGGCGGCAGAACAGCCAGGCGAAGAAGGCCATGGAGAAGGGCTTGACCAGCCAGTTGACGAATAGGGTGATCAGGATCCCTTTGGGCCGCCGGCGCACCCCCAGGATGCTGGAAAAGTCGATCTTCAGCATCATGGGATAGATCATCAGCCAGATCAGCACCGCGATGGGGATGTTGATCTGGCTGTGGTCGAACTCCATGGCCCGCAGCCGTCCGGTCAGTTGTGGGAAGGTGCCTCCCAGAACCACCCCGGCCACCATGCACAGCCCCACCCAGACGGACAGATAGCGTTCGAAGAAGCTGAGGCGTCTTTTGGCCACCGGGGGGGGCACTGTCGTCGCCATCGTCTACTCCTTATGAATTTGTAAAACGGCAATCATTGGTAGTGGGGAAAGCTCAATAGATAACATCTGATCGTTACAGACAAATTACGATCCCCGCCCCAGGCGCCTGCGACAACATTTGCCGCAGCCCTTCCAGCAGTTGCACCAGATCGGCCACCCCTCCGTTTCTGACTACCATCACCACTGCGATTGCGAGCAGAAACCAGCCGAACAGCCGCTTCATCCGCACCCGATCCAGTTTCAACGCCCGCCGCGCCCCGATCTGGCCGCCGAGAAACACCGCCAGCGCCAACATCAGCGACAGGTGCCAGTCCCAGTGCCCAGCTACCAGGTGACCGGCGAAACCGCCAGCTGCGGTGACACCGACCATCAAAGCACTGGTACCGACGGCGATGTCCATGGGAATCCCCAATAGCAGCACCATCAGCGGCACTTTCATGATGCCACCGCCGACTCCCACCATTCCGCTCACCATACCGGCAAGGAAGGAAACCGGCAGTGCCAGGAGCAAATTCACGGCGAAGACATGACCGTCGTAACGACGCCGCCAGAGATACCATTTCGGCCGGGACACCGGCCTGGGACGTGGCTGCCACTGCCGGATCATGAACACCGCGGCAAAGGCCACCACCCCTGCGAACAACCAGCTCAGAACCCGGCCGCTGAACCAGGCGGACCCCACCCCGCCGACGAACCCGCCCAGAGTGGTCACGGATTCCAGCACCAGGGCCAGGGGCCAGTCCACCTTGTTGGCACGGCGGTAAACCAGGGTGGCGGACAGGGAGGTCACCATGATCAGAAACAGGCTGGTGGTGGCGGCGACGTGGAAGTCGATGCCGAACAGCACCTGGATCGGGGTATAAAGCGTTCCTCCTCCCTGGCCGAGCATGGAGAAGAAGATGGCCACAAAAAACAGCAGGCACCATAACAGCAGCCACGAGCAGACCGGCGGCGTGCCCAGAAAATGTAGTAATTCGGCTAGGGACAAATCGATCCTCCGAAAGTGACGCCCAGATTCATTCCAGTTCGAAACGGACAACCGCATCCGGCATGGTCCGGCTCCACTGATGCATGGAACCATCGTAAAGGCGCGCTGCAGGATTGCCCAGCAATTCGGACGAAACGAAGCAGGTCACGCTTCCCACGCCGCACCTCACCACCATGCCTGCATCTGCCGCCAGATCAAGGGCAAATAATCGCCGATATGGCCCTTCTGCCAACCCTTGATCATCATGATGACGCCGAGAGCGATGACCAGAATACCGGAAAGGCGAAGGAAACCGCGCATCATCCAGCCTGACAGATAAGTCGCGAACACCCCGAATCCCAGCAGGGCCGGCAGCGTACCTATGCCAAACAGGAACATGACTTTGGCGCCCTCTACCGGATCGGCGGTACCCGCGGCCAGGATGTACATCGCCTGCAACGGCCCGCAGGCGAACATGAAGCCGGTGAGAAAACCGATCACGAAAGGATTACGGGAACGGCGCCATCGCGTCAGTTTTTCCACGGCTTTGGGCTGACGAAACATCAGGCGCCGGAACCAATCGACCCCCCCCAGCATGTTGAGGCCGAATCCCACCAGAAACAACCCGGCGACGAGCGCCGTCAGCCCCCGGACCCACGGGGTGAAGCTCACCAACGCTCCCAGACCGCCGAACACCGCACCGAACAGGGTATAGGA comes from Methylomarinovum tepidoasis and encodes:
- the arsB gene encoding ACR3 family arsenite efflux transporter; translated protein: MATTVPPPVAKRRLSFFERYLSVWVGLCMVAGVVLGGTFPQLTGRLRAMEFDHSQINIPIAVLIWLMIYPMMLKIDFSSILGVRRRPKGILITLFVNWLVKPFSMAFFAWLFCRHLLAPWIGPAQADQYIAGCIILAAAPCTAMVFVWSYLTDGDPAYTLVQVALNDLLMLILFAPIVRFLVAGASGLEVPFQVLLYSVIVFIVIPLALASLSRVVLIRWKGIAWFENYYLKAFHPVAIIALLTTLVFIFAFQADNILVKPLHIALIALPILLQVYFNASLAYGLMRLFKVPFSVAAPGALIGASNFFELAVATAITLYGPESGAALATVVGVLVEVPVMLSVVAFCNRTRHWFPSEETQAARC
- a CDS encoding sulfite exporter TauE/SafE family protein, with amino-acid sequence MSLAELLHFLGTPPVCSWLLLWCLLFFVAIFFSMLGQGGGTLYTPIQVLFGIDFHVAATTSLFLIMVTSLSATLVYRRANKVDWPLALVLESVTTLGGFVGGVGSAWFSGRVLSWLFAGVVAFAAVFMIRQWQPRPRPVSRPKWYLWRRRYDGHVFAVNLLLALPVSFLAGMVSGMVGVGGGIMKVPLMVLLLGIPMDIAVGTSALMVGVTAAGGFAGHLVAGHWDWHLSLMLALAVFLGGQIGARRALKLDRVRMKRLFGWFLLAIAVVMVVRNGGVADLVQLLEGLRQMLSQAPGAGIVICL
- a CDS encoding sulfite exporter TauE/SafE family protein, which translates into the protein MAETSVQIKVTGMHCSGCEKIIEDTVGALPCVSEAQASFTEGTLSLRYDAERCSLEHICKALEPKGYTCVLAHKRNGARCLKALFSVLGLVALAAAIYAARRYGHALSLPTSSPGMSDWLVLTVGLVTGFHCIGMCGGFVLSYTQATLESGRSPYMAHLLYGVGKTLSYTLFGAVFGGLGALVSFTPWVRGLTALVAGLFLVGFGLNMLGGVDWFRRLMFRQPKAVEKLTRWRRSRNPFVIGFLTGFMFACGPLQAMYILAAGTADPVEGAKVMFLFGIGTLPALLGFGVFATYLSGWMMRGFLRLSGILVIALGVIMMIKGWQKGHIGDYLPLIWRQMQAWW